AGGCGCGCTCCGCCGTCGGGGTGGCAGGGGACCTGCCGTCACGCCGGGCCGGGGGCGGGTCCGGGCGTGGCGGCGACGACTCCTCGACAGGAGACGGCGGCACGAGGGGAATACCGCGATGCACCCCATCCCGCCTACCCTGGTCGGGTGACCGCCACCGCCCCCCGCAGCACCCCCGGAACCGCGCCCGACCGCGTCGCGCAGCCCGCCACCCGGGATGCCGACCTCGCCCCGCGCAACCCCTGGTGGCTCGTCCTCGCGGGGCCCGCGGCCGTCGTCGTCGCGATCCTCTCGGTCGTCGCCGCGGGCGCCTTCTCCGGGGCGTTCCAGGCCCTCGCAGGGTTCGCCGACCCGGGAACGGCCGCGCGGTGGGGACTGCCGATCTCGACGACCCTGACCGAGCTCGCGATCGCCCTGACCATCGGCTCGCTCGTCCTCGCGGCCTGCGTGCTGCCCGCCGGACCGCCGCTGCGCAAGGCGCTCGGGGTCGCCGGCGCCGCCGCGGCCGTGTGGGCCGTGCTCACCGTCGTCCAGACGATCCTGCGCTACTCGGTCCTGTCGAGCATGCCCGTCACGAGCGTGGGCTTCGGCGACCAGCTCGCGGCGTTCGTCACCCAGATCTCGCTGGGCCGCAGCCTCCTCGGCGTGATCGTCGTCGCGGCGCTGACCTCGGCGTGCGCGTTCGCGGTCCGCACCGCGACCGGTGCCCTGTGGACGGCCCTGCTCGCGATCTCGGCCCTCGCGTTCCAGGCCAACACGGGCCACACCGCGGGCGCCGCGAGCCACGAGCTCGCGATCTCCTCGATGTTCCTCCACCTCGGCGGGGCGGCCCTGTGGATCGGGGGGCTCGGGGTGCTCGCGATCGTGCGGCTGCGCGGCGGCCTCGACCGCACGGCCTTCGCGTCCTCGGTCTCGCGCTACTCCTCGATCGCGGGGTGGTCGTTCGTCGCCGTCGCCGTCTCGGGCGTCGCGAACGCCTGGATCCGCCTCGGCGGCGTCGCCGGGCTGAGCACCGACTACGGCGTGCTCATCCTCACCAAGGTCGGCCTCATCGTGGTGCTCGGCGCGATCGGGTTCGCGCACCGTGAGCTCGTCGTGCGCCGGCTCCAGGGCGTGGGCGGTCCCGCCCGCGGCCCGCGCACGACCAGCACGTCCGCCGGGACGGCCACCGCGACGGGCGAGCAGGGAGCGGCGGCGGGCTCCGCCGTCGGGCCGGGGAAGAACGCCGGCCCGGGGGCCACCGGTCAGCGCGGCCCGGCCGCCGCCGGGAAGGGTCGACCGCAGGCCGCGGCCGAGAAGGCCGCGACCTGGCTGTTCTGGCGGCTCGTCGCGGTCGAGCTGCTCGTCATGGGTGCGGTGTCGGGCGTGGCCGTCGCGCTCGGTTCCACCGCACCCCCCGTACCGGACGAGCCCATCGCGCTGCCGACGCCCGCCGAGCTCGTGACCGGTCACCCGCTGCCTCCCGAGCCGGACCTCGGACGCTGGTTCACCGAGTGGCGCTGGGACCTGCTGCCCGCGTTCGCGTGCGTCGCGGCCCTCGTCGTGTACCTGCGCTGGGTGCGCCGGCTCGCGAAGCGGGGCGACAGGTGGCCGATCGGGCGGACGATCTCGTGGACGCTCGGCATCGTCGTCCTGTTCTGGGTCACCAACGGTGGGCCCGCGGTCTACGGGCACGTGCTGTTCAGCGCGCACATGGTCCAGCACATGGTGCTCGCGATGGTCGTGCCCATCTTCCTGGTGCTCGCCGCGCCCGTGACCCTGCTGCTGCGGGCCGTGCCCGTGCGCAAGGACGGCTCGCGCGGCCCCCGCGAGTGGGTGCTCGCGCTCGTCACGTCGAGGTGGGGGCAGTTCTTCGCCAACCCGATCGTCGCGGCGATCAACTTCGCCGGGTCGATGATCGTCTTCTACTACACGCCCGCGTTCGAGCTCGCGATGACGACGTACGTCGGGCACCTCGCGATGATCCTGCACTTCACGCTCGCCGGGTACCTGTTCGCGAACGCCCTCGTCGGGATCGACCCCGGACCGCAGCGGCCCGGCTGGCCCCAACGGCTGCTGCTCCTGCTCGTGACCATGGCGTTCCACGCGTTCTTCGGGGTGTCGCTCACGACCGGGACGCAGCTCCTCGTGCCCGAGTGGTTCGGGCTCATGGGCCACGACTGGGGGATCACCGCGATCGCCGACCAGCAGCGCGGTGGCGGCGTCGCGTGGGGCATCGGGGAGCTGCCGACGCTGTCGCTCGCGATCGTCGTCGCGGTCATGTGGGCGAAGTCCGACGAGAAGGACGCCAGGCGCCGCGACCGCCGGGTCGACAAGGACGGCGACGTCGAGATGGACGAGTACAACCAGATGCTCGCGAAGATGGCGGAGCAGGACAAGGACTGAGCTGGTGCCGTCCAGGTGCCGAGAACGGGGTTGAGGTCGTCATC
This region of Oerskovia jenensis genomic DNA includes:
- a CDS encoding cytochrome c oxidase assembly protein gives rise to the protein MTATAPRSTPGTAPDRVAQPATRDADLAPRNPWWLVLAGPAAVVVAILSVVAAGAFSGAFQALAGFADPGTAARWGLPISTTLTELAIALTIGSLVLAACVLPAGPPLRKALGVAGAAAAVWAVLTVVQTILRYSVLSSMPVTSVGFGDQLAAFVTQISLGRSLLGVIVVAALTSACAFAVRTATGALWTALLAISALAFQANTGHTAGAASHELAISSMFLHLGGAALWIGGLGVLAIVRLRGGLDRTAFASSVSRYSSIAGWSFVAVAVSGVANAWIRLGGVAGLSTDYGVLILTKVGLIVVLGAIGFAHRELVVRRLQGVGGPARGPRTTSTSAGTATATGEQGAAAGSAVGPGKNAGPGATGQRGPAAAGKGRPQAAAEKAATWLFWRLVAVELLVMGAVSGVAVALGSTAPPVPDEPIALPTPAELVTGHPLPPEPDLGRWFTEWRWDLLPAFACVAALVVYLRWVRRLAKRGDRWPIGRTISWTLGIVVLFWVTNGGPAVYGHVLFSAHMVQHMVLAMVVPIFLVLAAPVTLLLRAVPVRKDGSRGPREWVLALVTSRWGQFFANPIVAAINFAGSMIVFYYTPAFELAMTTYVGHLAMILHFTLAGYLFANALVGIDPGPQRPGWPQRLLLLLVTMAFHAFFGVSLTTGTQLLVPEWFGLMGHDWGITAIADQQRGGGVAWGIGELPTLSLAIVVAVMWAKSDEKDARRRDRRVDKDGDVEMDEYNQMLAKMAEQDKD